The Sphingomonas sanxanigenens DSM 19645 = NX02 genome includes a region encoding these proteins:
- a CDS encoding autotransporter assembly complex protein TamA, translating to MIGLCVAMLATPAAAHAQAATATPQDDAILSDPDFDASLPPLDETVAPDAGTPPSAVPPPAAPEVTGETPPAPIVPETELVAPLEPLSTFDADPPAETKMAADEKPPEIPYTVVVKGLKEVGLEPLFRDLSALLDGDREAANAAQVSARADEDVKLMERLLRSEGYYDGVATMTVNTLPNPENRLTVTLNATPGARYMLGDIAVTGPAPEPQAMALEALDLKSGAPIVAAEIETAEANVALRLPEQGYPFVAVGDRDVLLDERDHSGDYTLPVDAGPKSRYGGIKVEGDPVFDVEHVTLLTRFDPGEVYDSRKTDDLRQALIGTSLLSTVSVEPVRTGQVGEDGTETVDLLVRQTEGPARQLAGSVGYGTGEGIKLTGSWTHRNLFPPEGALSVAAVAGTQEQSLSTGFRRSNAGQRDRTFALGASVARQDFAAYNAQTITLNGSLARASTPIWQKRWTWSVGGELIATRETRFQTELVDRTRSTYLIAAIPLQLGYDRSNSLLDPTRGFRLNARVSPEAQKRTGSGGFDSYGRLLFEGSAYYPVSDALVIAGRARVGSILGAARDDIAPSRRLYSGGGGSVRGFGFQELGPKDVNNDPIGGRSVTEFALEARYRFGNFGVVPFIDAGRIGESSAPSLSGMRYGAGIGGRYYTNFGPMRIDVATPIGRKPGESRIALYISIGQAF from the coding sequence GTGATCGGGCTGTGCGTGGCGATGCTGGCGACGCCGGCGGCAGCGCACGCGCAGGCCGCAACCGCGACGCCGCAGGATGACGCGATCCTGAGCGATCCCGATTTCGACGCGAGCCTGCCTCCGCTCGATGAAACCGTGGCGCCCGATGCCGGCACCCCGCCATCCGCCGTGCCGCCCCCGGCCGCGCCGGAGGTGACAGGCGAAACGCCGCCCGCGCCGATCGTGCCGGAAACCGAGCTGGTCGCGCCGCTCGAACCGCTTTCCACCTTCGATGCCGATCCCCCCGCCGAGACGAAGATGGCCGCGGACGAGAAGCCGCCGGAAATCCCCTACACCGTCGTCGTGAAGGGCTTGAAGGAGGTCGGCCTCGAGCCGCTGTTCCGCGATCTTTCGGCCCTGCTCGACGGCGACCGCGAGGCGGCGAATGCCGCGCAGGTTTCGGCGCGCGCCGATGAGGATGTGAAGCTGATGGAGCGGCTGCTGCGCTCCGAGGGCTATTATGACGGCGTCGCGACGATGACCGTCAACACCCTTCCCAACCCCGAGAACCGGCTGACGGTGACGTTGAACGCGACGCCGGGCGCACGCTACATGCTGGGCGATATCGCCGTCACCGGCCCGGCCCCCGAGCCGCAGGCGATGGCGCTGGAGGCGCTCGACCTCAAGAGCGGCGCGCCGATCGTCGCCGCCGAGATCGAGACCGCAGAGGCGAACGTCGCATTGCGCCTGCCCGAGCAGGGCTATCCCTTCGTCGCAGTCGGCGACCGCGACGTGCTGCTCGACGAGCGCGACCATAGCGGCGACTATACCCTGCCCGTCGATGCCGGTCCCAAATCGCGCTACGGCGGCATCAAGGTCGAAGGCGATCCGGTGTTCGACGTCGAGCATGTCACCCTGCTCACCCGTTTCGATCCGGGCGAGGTCTATGACAGCCGCAAGACCGACGATCTCCGCCAGGCGCTGATCGGCACCAGCCTGCTCTCCACCGTGTCGGTGGAACCGGTGCGCACCGGGCAGGTCGGCGAAGACGGTACCGAGACGGTCGACCTGCTGGTCCGCCAGACCGAGGGGCCCGCGCGTCAGCTCGCCGGCAGCGTCGGCTATGGCACCGGCGAAGGCATCAAGCTGACCGGGAGCTGGACGCACCGCAACCTGTTCCCGCCCGAAGGCGCGCTCTCGGTGGCAGCGGTCGCGGGCACGCAGGAACAGAGTCTGTCGACCGGTTTCCGCCGCTCCAACGCCGGCCAGCGCGATCGCACCTTCGCGCTCGGCGCCTCGGTCGCGCGACAGGATTTCGCCGCGTACAACGCGCAGACGATCACCTTGAACGGCAGCCTTGCGCGCGCCAGCACGCCGATCTGGCAGAAGCGCTGGACCTGGAGCGTCGGCGGCGAACTGATCGCGACGCGCGAAACCCGCTTCCAGACCGAATTGGTCGACCGCACGCGCAGCACTTATCTGATCGCCGCGATCCCGCTGCAGCTCGGTTACGACCGCTCGAACAGCCTGCTCGATCCCACCCGCGGTTTCCGCCTCAACGCGCGCGTCAGCCCGGAAGCGCAGAAGCGCACCGGCAGCGGCGGGTTCGACAGCTATGGCCGCCTGCTGTTCGAAGGCAGCGCCTATTATCCGGTGAGCGATGCGCTGGTGATCGCCGGGCGCGCGCGCGTCGGCTCGATCCTCGGCGCTGCCCGTGACGATATCGCGCCGTCGCGGCGGCTCTATTCCGGCGGTGGCGGATCGGTGCGCGGCTTCGGCTTCCAGGAACTCGGCCCCAAGGACGTGAACAATGACCCGATCGGCGGCCGCTCGGTGACCGAATTCGCCCTCGAAGCACGGTATCGCTTCGGCAATTTCGGGGTCGTACCGTTTATCGACGCGGGCCGGATCGGCGAAAGCTCCGCGCCATCGCTGTCGGGGATGCGCTACGGGGCCGGCATCGGCGGGCGCTATTACACCAATTTCGGGCCGATGCGCATCGACGTGGCGACACCGATCGGCCGCAAGCCGGGCGAATCGCGGATCGCGCTCTATATCTCGATCGGGCAGGCCTTCTGA
- a CDS encoding translocation/assembly module TamB domain-containing protein, whose protein sequence is MASEAPTTVVVKRRSTGWRIATWLLGILAVLLLLIVAIVFGINTGPGRAFLVRQFSGFETASGMGFQLERIDGSLYGKLQLVGLKVTDPKGVFLESPRIDLDWRPFAYLHSKVDVRSLTSPQIRLLRTPAFKPVPSDPNAPLLPDLDITVGRLAIDRFEVEAPVTGQRHIVRLVGTADIADGRARVNADARALRAAGVAGGDVAIVKLDAVPEANKLQIDARVTAPAGGLVDSYAGTGRPMLLTIGGNGDWETWDGRVQGTLGGQPLANLALTARNGTFSLKGDAMPAVYVQAADATLEEAQQAPLARLTAPALAIDATAALAERSANIAFSAKSDAMVVTGKGLVDLGRSRLGNFIVAGALLKPGSIADSLSGRDVKFAAVLDGPFATPTVAYRLNAAQIAFGTMGVSGLAAQGSAKVDADRILVPVSATAERVTGLNAAAGGLLEKLSINGDLAYADGRLLSDNLKLKSSQIDATAIVLADIANGKYTGAIKGRVNDYRIAGLGRLSLVTDAELVQGAAGGFGIRGSFRATTRRIENEALANVLGGDAVTIARFGFDEKGTASLVGLRMTAPGFRVTDAKGSYNLDSGRIAFDARAVSREYGPLSVNATGTLERPLVNLRAARPGLGVGLRDIQATLRGVPAGYAVVGRGDSDYGPFNADVTIRTGVLLAVDIKRATFAGIDFNGTVQQTRAGPFAGRLALAGSGLNGGIVLAAAGTNQRADIDVTANAATIPGTVPISIGSGHVRATAILLPNGPAVNGAFQLADVRQGEAIVERAQGRIDYRDGSGKLALVANGNAGVPFNVAGQAAMTPTRIVANLKGSANTIAFNLTRPAVITKEGADWVLAPTTLVIPQGKVDLNGRFGARTEAHARLANMDVAIAQAFVPGLGLGGRASGTLDYVSAGAVPTVKARLDIARFTRTAAYVVSDPVDIAFLGTLDDNGGDLRALIRRGGTNVGRMQARLAPLGGGAGLSDRLFDAPLSGGIRYSGPADVLWTLTGISGQTLAGPIAIAADFGGRLSQPTINGLMRAKTLRYENETFGTVISNIALDGRFTQSRLELVSLTGRAGTGSVSASGNVGLDAASGFPIDLTAKLDRAQLARSDALGATASGTIRVLNGRDGGTISGQINIPNARYQIVLQGAAEVAELEGVRRRTDKPGQAKVQQASAFATNWKLDLRIRADNEIFVSGMGLEAEWAADMRITGTADAPRIVGKLDVVRGTYSFAGRRFDLDESGVVRFNGPLTDPELDLAASTTVEGVSAIINIGGRAQSPQITFTSTPTLPQDEVLSRLLFGSSVTSLSPTQAIQLAAALNSLRGGGGGGLNPLGTLRSATGIDRLRVLGADKTAGRGTALAAGQYISNDIYVEIITDARGFTATQLEISLSKTLSLLSQAASFGGSNVNLRYSKDY, encoded by the coding sequence ATGGCAAGCGAAGCCCCAACCACCGTGGTCGTCAAGCGCCGCTCGACCGGCTGGCGCATCGCCACCTGGCTGCTCGGCATCCTCGCGGTGTTGCTGCTCCTCATCGTCGCGATCGTGTTCGGTATCAACACCGGGCCCGGTCGCGCCTTCCTCGTGCGCCAATTCTCCGGCTTCGAAACCGCATCGGGCATGGGATTCCAGCTCGAACGGATCGATGGCTCGCTCTACGGCAAGCTTCAGCTCGTCGGGCTCAAGGTCACCGATCCCAAGGGCGTGTTCCTCGAATCACCGCGCATCGATCTGGACTGGCGGCCGTTCGCCTATCTCCACAGCAAGGTGGATGTCCGCTCGCTGACCTCACCGCAGATCCGCCTGCTGCGCACGCCCGCGTTCAAGCCGGTCCCCTCCGACCCCAATGCGCCGCTGCTGCCCGATCTCGACATCACCGTCGGCCGCCTCGCGATCGACCGGTTCGAGGTCGAGGCGCCGGTCACCGGCCAGCGCCACATCGTCCGCCTCGTCGGCACGGCGGACATCGCCGACGGCCGCGCCCGCGTGAACGCCGACGCGCGCGCGCTGCGCGCCGCGGGCGTCGCCGGAGGCGATGTCGCGATCGTCAAGCTCGATGCGGTGCCCGAGGCCAACAAGCTCCAGATCGACGCACGCGTCACCGCGCCGGCCGGCGGACTCGTCGACAGCTATGCCGGCACCGGCCGACCGATGCTGCTGACGATCGGCGGCAATGGCGACTGGGAGACTTGGGATGGCCGCGTGCAGGGCACGCTCGGTGGACAGCCGCTCGCCAATCTTGCGCTGACCGCGCGCAACGGCACGTTCTCGCTCAAGGGCGATGCGATGCCGGCGGTCTATGTTCAGGCCGCCGACGCGACACTGGAGGAAGCCCAGCAGGCACCCCTCGCCCGGCTGACCGCGCCGGCGCTGGCGATCGACGCCACCGCCGCGCTCGCCGAGCGCAGCGCCAACATCGCCTTCTCGGCCAAGTCCGATGCGATGGTCGTCACCGGCAAGGGGCTGGTCGATCTCGGCCGGAGCCGCCTGGGCAATTTCATCGTCGCCGGCGCGCTGCTCAAGCCCGGTTCGATCGCCGACAGCCTCAGCGGGCGCGACGTGAAGTTCGCCGCGGTGCTCGATGGCCCGTTTGCGACGCCGACCGTCGCCTATCGCCTGAACGCCGCGCAGATAGCGTTCGGCACGATGGGCGTCAGCGGTCTTGCCGCCCAGGGCAGCGCTAAAGTGGATGCCGATCGCATCCTCGTGCCGGTCAGCGCCACTGCGGAACGGGTGACCGGGCTCAACGCCGCCGCGGGCGGCCTGCTCGAAAAGCTCTCGATCAACGGTGATCTCGCCTACGCCGATGGGCGCCTGCTCTCCGACAATCTCAAGCTCAAATCCTCGCAGATCGATGCGACCGCGATCGTCCTCGCCGACATCGCCAACGGCAAATATACCGGCGCCATCAAGGGCCGGGTAAACGACTATCGCATCGCCGGGCTCGGCCGACTCAGCCTCGTTACCGATGCCGAGCTGGTGCAGGGCGCGGCCGGCGGATTCGGCATCCGCGGCAGCTTCCGCGCCACCACCCGCCGTATCGAGAATGAGGCGCTGGCGAATGTGCTGGGCGGCGACGCCGTCACCATCGCGCGCTTCGGCTTCGACGAGAAGGGCACGGCCTCGCTGGTCGGCCTTCGGATGACCGCGCCCGGATTCCGCGTTACCGACGCCAAGGGCAGCTACAATCTCGACAGCGGCCGGATCGCGTTCGATGCGCGCGCGGTCTCACGCGAATATGGCCCGCTTTCCGTCAATGCCACCGGCACGCTCGAACGGCCGCTGGTCAACCTGCGCGCGGCACGGCCGGGGCTCGGCGTCGGGCTGCGCGACATCCAGGCGACATTGCGCGGCGTGCCTGCCGGCTATGCCGTCGTCGGCCGCGGCGATTCGGATTATGGCCCGTTCAACGCCGATGTGACGATCCGCACCGGGGTGCTGCTCGCGGTCGACATCAAGCGCGCGACCTTCGCCGGCATCGATTTCAACGGCACCGTCCAGCAGACCCGCGCGGGGCCGTTCGCCGGCCGGCTGGCGCTTGCCGGCTCCGGCCTCAACGGCGGCATCGTCCTCGCGGCGGCGGGCACCAACCAGCGCGCCGATATCGACGTGACCGCGAACGCTGCGACCATCCCCGGCACCGTGCCGATCTCGATCGGCAGCGGCCATGTCCGCGCGACCGCGATCCTGCTTCCCAATGGCCCCGCGGTGAACGGCGCGTTCCAGCTCGCCGACGTGCGCCAGGGCGAGGCCATCGTCGAACGCGCGCAGGGCCGGATCGATTATCGCGACGGCAGCGGCAAGCTGGCGCTGGTGGCCAACGGCAATGCCGGCGTGCCGTTCAACGTCGCCGGCCAGGCGGCGATGACCCCGACGCGCATCGTTGCCAACCTCAAGGGAAGCGCCAATACCATCGCGTTCAACCTGACCAGGCCGGCGGTCATCACCAAGGAGGGCGCGGACTGGGTGTTGGCACCCACCACCCTCGTGATCCCGCAGGGCAAGGTCGATCTCAACGGCCGCTTCGGCGCGCGGACGGAGGCGCATGCCCGCCTCGCCAACATGGATGTCGCGATCGCGCAGGCGTTCGTGCCCGGCCTGGGCCTCGGCGGGCGCGCGAGCGGTACGCTCGACTATGTCTCGGCGGGCGCGGTGCCGACGGTGAAGGCGCGGCTCGATATCGCCCGCTTCACACGGACGGCGGCCTATGTCGTCTCCGATCCGGTCGACATCGCCTTCCTCGGCACGCTCGACGATAATGGCGGCGATCTGCGCGCACTGATCCGGCGCGGCGGCACCAACGTCGGGCGGATGCAGGCGCGGCTCGCGCCGCTCGGCGGGGGCGCCGGCCTTTCCGACCGGCTGTTCGACGCGCCGCTGTCCGGCGGCATCCGCTATTCGGGGCCTGCCGACGTGCTGTGGACGCTGACGGGCATTTCCGGCCAGACATTGGCCGGCCCGATCGCCATCGCGGCCGATTTCGGCGGCCGGCTCTCGCAACCGACGATCAACGGCCTGATGCGGGCCAAAACCCTGCGCTACGAGAACGAGACGTTCGGCACGGTCATCTCCAACATCGCGCTCGACGGCCGCTTCACCCAGTCGCGGCTCGAGCTGGTGTCGCTCACCGGCCGCGCCGGCACGGGCAGCGTCAGCGCCAGCGGCAATGTTGGCCTCGACGCAGCCAGCGGCTTCCCGATCGACCTGACCGCGAAACTCGATCGCGCCCAGCTCGCGCGCAGCGATGCGCTCGGCGCCACCGCCAGTGGCACGATCCGCGTCCTCAACGGCCGCGACGGCGGGACGATCAGCGGGCAGATCAACATCCCCAACGCGCGTTATCAGATCGTGCTGCAAGGCGCGGCCGAAGTCGCCGAGCTGGAAGGCGTGCGCCGCCGTACCGACAAGCCCGGCCAGGCCAAGGTGCAGCAGGCGAGCGCGTTCGCGACCAACTGGAAGCTCGACCTGCGCATCCGCGCCGACAATGAGATCTTCGTCAGCGGCATGGGGCTGGAGGCCGAATGGGCCGCCGACATGCGGATCACCGGCACCGCCGACGCCCCGCGCATCGTCGGCAAGCTCGATGTGGTGCGCGGCACCTACAGCTTCGCCGGCCGCCGGTTCGACCTCGACGAGAGCGGCGTCGTGCGCTTCAACGGTCCGCTCACCGACCCCGAGCTCGATCTCGCGGCGAGTACGACGGTGGAGGGCGTCTCGGCGATCATCAACATCGGCGGCCGCGCGCAAAGCCCGCAGATCACCTTCACCTCGACGCCGACCTTGCCGCAGGACGAGGTGCTCTCCCGCCTGCTGTTCGGCAGTTCGGTGACATCGCTGTCGCCGACGCAGGCGATCCAGCTCGCCGCGGCGCTCAACTCGCTGCGCGGCGGCGGCGGTGGCGGGCTCAACCCGCTGGGCACGCTGCGCTCGGCGACGGGCATCGACCGGCTGCGCGTGCTGGGCGCGGACAAGACCGCGGGCCGCGGCACCGCGCTTGCGGCGGGGCAGTACATCTCCAACGACATCTATGTGGAGATCATCACCGATGCGCGCGGCTTCACCGCCACGCAGTTGGAGATTTCGCTGTCGAAGACGCTTAGCCTGCTCAGCCAGGCCGCCTCGTTCGGCGGCTCCAACGTCAACCTGCGCTACTCGAAGGATTACTGA
- a CDS encoding acyltransferase family protein, whose translation MKYRADIDGLRTFAVVPVVLFHAGLSGFSGGFVGVDIFFVISGYLITRSLLEDIGHGGLSIPAFYERRILRLYPALFFTLFSTFAAAWLLFPPIDFYLYAKSLVATVFFASNILFFTEANYFDGSAELKPLLHTWSLAVEEQFYIVFPLVLAFISRFMNRWRGAAIAVIGLVSLAISVWATSNAPTFNFYLPITRAWELLLGSALAIGAVPELRSAAARNALALLGLLLIVVPVWLYSSDTPFPGLSALAPTLGATLLIHSAQDTVVGRMLSLKPIVYVGRISYSLYLWHWPIIVFTRFYELQHLGPIATFGVIAGSFVMAAISLHFVEAPFRRKNRFTRRQVFLAAAAGSGLLVLLGGAVVLTRGMEFRNPAAARFTRGVAGDLARFHAAPCLRTDGRVPGPGECLLGAPGRPSVVLWGDSHAAQLAPSLDVLARQRGFTVQQVTKAGCAPIQAASYTPYSELRRDCPTFGHAALERILADPAIRVVVMAGRWDMLAAGHIRAVTLGGAETVEQSQRLASESLATTARLLNARGIRVIVVDQIPLPEVNPFVCVRAAVYNGLDPARCDTFEARHSHDVQERISRTILDRVAKVGGNTSILDMRDALCSGTTCRARLNGQLLYMDDVHLSRLGSDVVAARLRPVLAERLSRN comes from the coding sequence TTGAAGTATCGCGCAGATATCGATGGCCTGCGTACGTTCGCGGTCGTGCCGGTGGTGCTGTTCCACGCCGGGCTCAGCGGCTTTTCGGGCGGCTTCGTCGGCGTCGACATCTTTTTCGTCATCTCGGGCTATTTGATCACGCGCAGCCTGCTCGAGGATATCGGGCATGGCGGACTTTCGATCCCGGCCTTCTATGAGCGGCGGATCCTGCGGCTCTATCCCGCGCTGTTCTTCACGCTCTTTTCCACCTTCGCGGCGGCCTGGCTGCTGTTCCCGCCGATCGATTTCTATCTCTACGCCAAGAGCCTCGTGGCGACGGTGTTCTTCGCGTCGAACATCCTGTTCTTCACCGAAGCCAATTATTTCGACGGCTCGGCCGAGCTCAAGCCGCTGCTCCACACTTGGTCTCTGGCGGTGGAGGAGCAGTTCTACATCGTCTTCCCGCTGGTTCTGGCGTTCATCTCGCGATTCATGAACCGGTGGCGGGGCGCCGCGATCGCGGTGATCGGCCTCGTCTCGTTGGCGATCAGTGTCTGGGCGACGAGCAACGCGCCGACCTTCAACTTCTACCTGCCCATCACGCGCGCCTGGGAATTGCTCCTGGGATCGGCGCTGGCGATCGGGGCCGTGCCCGAATTGCGCAGCGCGGCCGCGCGCAACGCGCTGGCGCTGCTCGGCCTCCTCCTCATCGTCGTGCCGGTGTGGCTCTATTCGTCGGACACGCCGTTCCCGGGTCTCTCGGCGTTGGCGCCGACGCTGGGGGCCACGCTGCTGATCCACAGCGCGCAGGACACCGTCGTCGGCCGGATGCTGAGCCTCAAGCCGATCGTCTATGTCGGCCGCATCTCCTATTCGCTCTACCTCTGGCATTGGCCGATCATCGTCTTCACGCGCTTCTACGAGCTGCAGCATCTGGGCCCGATCGCGACCTTCGGCGTGATCGCCGGGTCGTTCGTGATGGCGGCGATCTCGCTGCACTTCGTCGAGGCCCCGTTCCGCCGCAAGAACCGCTTCACCCGGCGGCAGGTGTTCCTGGCGGCAGCGGCGGGATCGGGCCTGCTGGTGCTGCTGGGCGGCGCTGTGGTGCTGACGCGGGGCATGGAGTTCCGCAATCCAGCGGCGGCGCGATTCACCCGCGGCGTCGCCGGCGATCTCGCCCGCTTCCACGCCGCGCCCTGCCTGCGCACCGATGGCCGCGTGCCCGGCCCCGGCGAATGCCTGCTGGGCGCGCCCGGCAGGCCCAGCGTGGTGCTGTGGGGCGATTCGCACGCGGCGCAGCTTGCGCCCTCGCTCGACGTGCTCGCGCGCCAGCGCGGCTTCACCGTGCAGCAGGTTACCAAGGCGGGCTGCGCGCCGATCCAGGCCGCATCCTACACGCCCTACAGCGAGCTGCGGCGGGACTGCCCGACGTTCGGCCACGCCGCGCTCGAACGGATTCTTGCCGATCCGGCGATCCGCGTCGTCGTCATGGCGGGCCGGTGGGACATGCTGGCGGCGGGGCATATCCGGGCGGTCACCCTTGGCGGTGCGGAGACCGTCGAGCAATCGCAGCGCCTCGCGTCAGAGAGCCTTGCGACCACCGCGCGGCTGCTCAACGCCCGCGGCATCCGCGTGATCGTCGTCGACCAGATCCCGCTGCCCGAAGTGAACCCCTTCGTCTGCGTGCGTGCCGCGGTGTATAACGGGCTGGACCCGGCACGCTGCGACACGTTCGAGGCGCGGCATTCGCACGACGTGCAGGAGCGCATCTCGCGGACGATCCTCGATCGCGTCGCCAAGGTCGGCGGCAATACGAGCATTCTGGACATGCGCGACGCGCTCTGTTCGGGCACGACCTGCCGGGCGCGCCTCAATGGCCAGTTGCTCTATATGGACGATGTCCATCTCTCGCGGCTGGGCAGCGACGTCGTCGCGGCGCGGCTGCGGCCGGTGCTGGCGGAGCGGCTGTCGCGGAACTGA